One window of the Dioscorea cayenensis subsp. rotundata cultivar TDr96_F1 chromosome 24, TDr96_F1_v2_PseudoChromosome.rev07_lg8_w22 25.fasta, whole genome shotgun sequence genome contains the following:
- the LOC120252795 gene encoding LOW QUALITY PROTEIN: uncharacterized protein LOC120252795 (The sequence of the model RefSeq protein was modified relative to this genomic sequence to represent the inferred CDS: deleted 1 base in 1 codon), producing the protein MGAKYQCKSYLPGYNPMRGQDDDRNVSWSLFCDGKARNGHAYNEVMLKTVLGYSEYDKEMLKRTMLEHEAIFRKQVYELHRLYRTQKNLMDELKRKELYRFCLPKDLLYTSQTSSFLSQAPPGENENKLSASHLSFGNVPLNFLNENQSSVQSCRSTVEKEVRKDDEVSKSKSNQFPRKMLDLELPADVYIDNETGFAATRQPGNDLKLTLGTGENSGCRENSQKLDSRLKNCDLADLNEPAKECSDRAIGSASTFIFSTGTGCEVIRENKLPLQTETAARSHQRDKDAECSSKELPLLGKDSGRSHYRLNSSVLPLYNEKAPIVSEAVELKLNRTNGSHSPLDSSWRKPSNKISHIPIAVQALPCFNKPSTVNLQFNHNSSNHTSFISDKPNQNSNHSSSAFGASEGHRSSKYFKSLHCIDVKSAKALNLNQACTNDIVDGFATKQDTSMKNEESSGGIPWLRKKPICERNAAQSYTQLLANCAITSSGFEGKPNNGKGLFTSSQQELQQTLEMDEASNSLSGKTILGFTFAETFKQSDIQTRFLTDNVKCNEGAGIRFERTSGSKSSRNQIDLNSLGSPRKIMLNIDLEAPVTCQADDESAEIDYTFKADCLNKTENLHEQCIREAAESIFAISQDTFNNADKLTCHKTLVTESDALSWFADVVLSSDMEKELKGEDYLGSESLDDDGLDLFESMTLKLEEMKVEELQCHSQGQDDQEEERKGSVALLLLTKPRRGSTRKRRQKRDFQKDILPGLATLSRHEVIEDMKTIEGLARSAGGPWSQASPTKRKAQTRGRGRPRSLPAVEPVSEPKNAKPVDDDKSIVGWGRTTRRCRRPRCPPGSVGAPLV; encoded by the exons ATGGGAGCGAAATATCAGTGTAAAAGTTACCTGCCAGGGTATAATCCGATGAGGGGACAAGATGACGACCGAAATGTTAGTTGGTCGCTTTTTTGCGATGGAAAAGCTCGGAACGGGCATGCCTATAATGAAGTCATGCTGAAGACAGTTTTAGGATATTCAGAATACGATAAAGAGATGTTGAAGCGGACAATGCTTGAACATGAAGCTATATTCCGGAAACAG GTCTATGAACTCCACCGTCTTTACAGAACACAGAAGAATTTAATGGATGAGCTTAAAAGGAAAGAGTTGTATAGATTTTGTTTGCCAAAAGATTTGTTGTACACATCACAAACAAGTTCTTTTTTATCTCAAGCACCACCAGGAGAAAATGAGAACAAATTGAGTGCATCTCATTTGTCTTTTGGGAATGTGCCCTTAAACTTTCTAAATGAGAATCAAAGCAGTGTTCAATCTTGCCGAAGTACAGTTGAAAA GGAGGTTCGAAAAGATGATGAGGTTTCAAAGTCCAAGTCTAACCAGTTTCCCCGGAAAATGCTTGACCTTGAGCTCCCGGCTGATGTGTATATTGATAATGAAACGGGATTTGCTGCAACTAGGCAACCTGGGAATGATCTGAAACTTACTCTGGGAACTGGTGAGAATTCTGGTTGCAGAGAAAATAGTCAGAAATTGGATTCACGCTTAAAGAACTGTGACTTGGCTGACTTGAATGAGCCGGCAAAAGAATGCTCCGACAGAGCAATAGGATCTGCTTCCACCTTCATTTTCAGCACGGGAACTGGCTGTGAAGTTATTCGAGAGAACAAGTTGCCTCTGCAAACAGAGACAGCTGCCCGAAGCCATCAAAGAGACAAGGACGCAGAATGTTCTTCAAAGGAATTGCCTCTCTTGGGAAAAGATTCTG GGCGAAGTCATTACCGTCTCAATTCTTCCGTACTGCCTCTTTACAATGAGAAAGCACCGATAGTCTCTGAAGCAGTAGAACTGAAGCTAAATCGAACAAATGGGAGTCATTCTCCACTGGATTCATCTTGGAGAAAGCCGTCAAATAAAATAAGCCACATACCAATTGCAGTTCAAGCACTTCCTTGCTTTAATAAACCTTCAACAGTGAATTTGCAGTTCAATCACAATAGCTCCAACCACACATCGTTCATCTCTGATAAGCCAAACCAAAACAGCAATCATAGTAGTTCTGCTTTTGGGGCCTCCGAAGGTCACAGATCgtcaaaatattttaagagTTTGCACTGCATTGATGTTAAGTCCGCCAAAGCTTTGAATCTGAACCAAGCATGTACAAATGACATTGTTGATGGCTTCGCCACCAAACAAGATACTTCGATGAAAAACGAGGAATCATCAGGAGGAATCCCTTGGCTCAGAAAGAAACCAATTTGTGAAAGAAATGCTGCGCAGAGCTATACTCAGCTGCTGGCTAACTGTGCTATAACTTCTTCAGGATTTGAGGGAAAACCGAATAATGGTAAGGGCCTTTTCACGTCTAGTCAGCAGGAATTACAACAAACTTTGGAAATGGATGAGGCATCGAATTCTCTGTCTGGTAAAACAATTCTTGGGTTTACTTTTGCTGAGACATTCAAGCAGAGTGACATTCAGACCCGGTTTTTGACTGATAATGTGAAGTGCAATGAGGGGGCGGGGATTCGGTTTGAAAGAACCTCTGGAAGTAAAAGCTCTAGGAATCAAATAGATCTAAATTCCTTGGGTTCTCCACGGAAAATCATGCTAAATATTGATTTGGAAGCACCAGTCACTTGTCAGGCAGATGATGAATCTGCAGAAATAGATTACACTTTCAAAGCGGACTGTTTGAACAAAACTGAGAACTTGCATGAACAATGCATCAGAGAAGCAGCAGAGAGCATTTTCGCCATTTCACAGGACACATTCAACAATGCTGACAAACTTACATGCCACAAGACTCTGGTAACTGAATCTGATGCATTGAGTTGGTTTGCAGACGTCGTGTTGTCATCCGACATGGAGAAGGAGCTGAAGGGGGAAGACTATCTTGGCTCTGAATCATTAGATGATGATGGGCTTGATCTATTCGAATCGATGACATTGAAGCTTGAAGAGATGAAGGTGGAAGAGTTACAGTGTCATTCCCAGGGACAAGACGACCAAGAAGAAGAACGGAAGGGTTCGGTTGCTTTGCTACTACTGACAAAGCCTCGACGAGGCTCGACAAGGAAGAGGCGACAGAAAAGAGACTTTCAGAAAGATATATTGCCGGGCCTCGCAACATTATCAAGGCATGAAGTTATCGAAGACATGAAAACCATTGAAGGGTTGGCAAGGTCTGCTGGTGGACCTTGGTCTCAGGCAAGTCCGACAAAGAGAAAGGCGCAAACAAGGGGAAGAGGACGGCCTAGAAGTTTGCCTGCAGTGGAGCCAGTATCAGAGCCAAAGAATGCCAAGCCTGTGGACGATGATAAGAGCATCGTAGGGTGGGGAAGGACAACAAGACGATGCCGAAGACCACGGTGCCCACCGGGAAGTGTTGGTGCACCTTTGGTTTAA
- the LOC120252786 gene encoding uncharacterized protein LOC120252786: MGTQRAWLHLRNLMIPKTRSSLISSSPAKHLLPSLHGSLDAPRRSFYPSFLRFLSNTSAAAPEVFDHGFFGGHQEHVHSHALMPQDEEEVVRYIPVKAYFLSTSIDLKGVQTENISNVIPPNSRSSNYVALRYADFPPEIVEIGVKEEDNHCRYVIVFQYGSAVLFNIADHEAEEYLDIVRKHASGLLPEMRKGDYGVVEKPFLMTWMQGGLDYIVLKSLDIDGVRIIASVLGQSIALDHFIGQVDDMVEEFTGINRGMEKSGTFTMQRKKLFQLVGKANSNLADVIIKLGLFDRSEIAWKNANYAQILEYLREEYELTQRFGSLDFKLKFVEHNIHFLQEVLQNRRSDLLEWGIIILLTIENIIAMYEILKGSSIVPS, encoded by the exons ATGGGGACGCAGAGAGCTTGGCTTCATCTCAGGAACCTAATGATTCCCAAAACAAGGTCTTCTTTGATCTCTTCTTCACCGGCCAAGCACCTTCTTCCTTCTCTCCATGGATCTTTGGATGCTCCAAGGAGGAgtttttatccatcttttctgAGGTTTTTATCTAATACTTCTGCTGCTGCTCCTGAGGTTTTTGACCATGGTTTCTTTGGCGGGCATCAAGAGCATGTTCACAGTCATGCTTTGATGCCacaagatgaggaggaggttGTTAGATATATTCCAGTCAAAGCTTATTTTTTAAGCACCAG CATTGATTTGAAGGGTGTGCAGACAGAGAATATAAGCAATGTCATTCCTCCAAATTCTCGCTCGTCAAACTATGTTGCCCTCCGTTACGCAGATTTTCCTCCAGAGATTGTG GAAATAGGAGTCAAGGAAGAAGACAATCATTGCCGATATGTGATTGTTTTCCAATATGGCTCAGCAGTGTTATTCAACATAGCAGATCATGAAGCTGAAGAATATCTAGATATCGTGAGGAAGCATGCTTCTGGTTTGCTCCCTGAAATGAGAAAAGG AGATTATGGTGTTGTTGAAAAGCCGTTCTTGATGACATGGATGCAAGGCGGTCTTGACTACATAGTACTTAAAAGTTTGGATATAGACGGCGTGCGGATAATTGCAAGTGTGCTTGGGCAAAGTATTGCTCTTGATCATTTCATTGGGCAG GTCGATGACATGGTAGAAGAATTCACAGGGATAAATCGAGGGATGGAAAAGTCGGGAACTTTcacaatgcaaagaaaaaaactatttcaacTTGTGGGGAAAGCAAACTCTAATCTTGCCGATGTGATCATTAAACTTGGCCTTTTTGATAG ATCAGAGATTGCTTGGAAGAATGCTAATTACGCGCAAATTCTAGAGTATCTCCGAGAAGAATACGAACTCACTCAGAGATTCGGAAGCCTTGATTTTAAACTCAAATTTGTGGAG cacaacattcattttcttcaagAAGTACTTCAAAACCGAAGATCGGATCTTCTCGAATGGGGCATCATCATCTTGCTAACGATCGAAAACATCATCGCAATGTATGAGATTCTCAAAGGTTCAAGCATAGTTCCTTCCTAA